The DNA window CATAGGCTGGAAAGTGAGGCGACCTCTATGAAAACCCGTCAGTTCTCCGAAGACCAGATCATCAAGCTGCTCCAGGACGCCAAAAAGGGCGACAAGCCTGTCGAGGAGCTTTGCCGCGACCTGGGATGCAGCACCGCGTCCTACTACACCTGGAAGAAGAAGTACGGCGACACTACCCCCGACGAAGCCAAACGGCTTCGTCGCTTGGAGAAGGAGAACGCTCGTCTCCTGCGGATCGTCGCCTGCACACGCGTTTCCCGACTTCCTCGCCACTTTTGACCCCTAGAGAGGGCTGCAGGCTGGCGCCGCCCGTCAT is part of the Deinococcus terrestris genome and encodes:
- a CDS encoding transposase, translating into MKTRQFSEDQIIKLLQDAKKGDKPVEELCRDLGCSTASYYTWKKKYGDTTPDEAKRLRRLEKENARLLRIVACTRVSRLPRHF